The following are encoded in a window of Glandiceps talaboti chromosome 5, keGlaTala1.1, whole genome shotgun sequence genomic DNA:
- the LOC144435928 gene encoding small ribosomal subunit protein mS34-like, whose product MAKKITNIHHLVSNFSPFTRKEIFEKFFYTGKSLFNICTSCPRLGVGRMVTRKRWNLLYPEPSYYTITRVRIDCSRPNLDSGRIWGVLTWRGYKDDKEVYLGAAVKREWILVRKSDEEEFSRYTPDPIKDFTVAPSYGKLPPLLKAMVLHQQGKLGMITEEEPKLKLNVVTGSKSRVLQESDVERIKQASAES is encoded by the exons ATGGCTAAGAAGATAACCAATATTCACCATTTGGTCAGCAATTTTTCACCGTTTACACGAAAGGAAATCTTTGAGAAATTCTTCTACACCGGCAAGAGTTTATTTAACATTTGCACTTCTTGTCCACGACTTGGTGTTGGTCGTATGGTTACTAGAAAACGATGGAATTTATTGTATCCAGAACCAAGTTATTATACCATAACACGTGTTAGAATAGACTGCAGTCGACCG AATCTTGATAGTGGAAGGATCTGGGGAGTATTAACATGGAGAG GCTATAAAGATGACAAAGAAGTATACCTAGGCGCTGCAGTCAAGAGAGAATGGATACTAGTAAGAAAAAGTGATGAAGAAGAGTTTAGTCGTTATACACCAGATCCAATCAAAGACTTTACAGTTGCCCCAAGTTATGGCAAACTACCTCCACTTCTGAAAGCTATGGTCTTACATCAACAAGGAAAACTAGGAATGATAACTGAGGAAGAACCTAAGTTGAAACTTAATGTCGTAACAGGATCTAAGTCACGAGTCTTACAAGAATCAGATGTTGAACGTATCAAGCAAGCATCAGCTGAGTCTTGA
- the LOC144434827 gene encoding cytochrome c oxidase assembly protein ctaG-like — MAAFIGNLRKTSCVSYRIFTYHRNWCFSMNIRTIHRLVQPDITKMKNIRLSKSVLPVASNISNRINTGCSKFVLSMSMQSHLKTGWTPKLISLSGLNSYRRLHTLFTHQKFCKQSLLANHSVAGNNMQIRFVKVHPRTSAQRFQQRNKTVMIYILSLTILVGGLSYAAVPLYTLFCQATGLGGQATLGHDIDKVETMQKVDRLIKVRFNADTASSMRWNFKPQMTDVEVAVGETALAFYKAKNPTDKPIIGIATYNVVPFEAGQYFNKIQCFCFEEQILNPHEEVDMPVFFYIDPDFAEDPKMQNLDQMTLSYTFFEAKEGLDLPQPFTKQNIA, encoded by the exons ATGGCGGCCTTCATTGGAAACTTACGAAAG ACTTCCTGTGTGTCATATAggatatttacatatcatagaAACTGGTGCTTTAGTATGAATATCAGAACTATACACAGACTTGTGCAGCCAGACatcacaaaaatgaaaaatataagaCTTTCAAAATCAGTGTTACCAGTAGCTAGTAACATTTCAAACAGGATAAATACTGGGTGCTCTAAGTTTGTCCTTTCTATGTCTATGCAATCTCATTTAAAGACTGGATGGACACCAAAACTTATTTCATTGAGTGGACTTAATTCATACAGAAGACTACATACTTTGTTCACACATCAGAAGTTCTGCAAACAGTCGCTGTTAGCCAATCACAGTGTTGCTggtaataatatgcaaatcagattTGTCAAAGTTCATCCAAGGACTTCAGCTCAACGTTTTCAGCAGCGGAATAAAACAGTCATGATTTACATTTTGTCACTTACAATTCTGGTTGGAGGATTGTCTTATGCAGCAGTACCATTGTACACACTTTTCTGTCAG GCAACAGGTTTAGGTGGTCAAGCTACACTTGGACATGACATtgataaggtagaaaccatgcAGAAAGTAGACAGACTGATCAAAGTCAGGTTCAATGCTGACACTGCTTCCAGTATGAGGTGGAACTTTAAACCTCAAATGACAGATGTGGAG GTGGCTGTAGGTGAGACAGCTCTAGCTTTCTACAAAGCCAAGAACCCTACAGATAAACCAATCATCGGCATCGCTACATATAACGTGGTACCATTTGAAGCTGGAcagtattttaataaaatacagTGTTTCTGCTTTGAAGAACAAATCCTCAATCCCCATGAAGAG GTTGATATGCCAGTGTTTTTTTACATTGATCCTGATTTTGCCGAGGACCCCAAAATGCAGAATTTAGACCAAATGACATTGTCGTACACTTTCTTTGAAGCCAAGGAAGGATTGGATTTACCACAGCCATTTACTAAACAGAATATTGCTTGA
- the LOC144434828 gene encoding four-jointed box protein 1-like, translating to MGRLAAKLMRVYTCVLTITVFTMFWYQKQLDGYIGSPSIDHQEKEPLIHRRVHTDDVGDSPVEKRNEVVSNVDGVPIVEDGIYWSKEIENVLPIGLTDTEVNKKLSSIRNSTVLGISGSVRCGGMLSQQNGLIYLSDGTMMCVRYKSSCWTYGEVLSFYVSRLLGLDNVPLVVLSQLDETQPSWQNPDIQNAIKRKGWEKDGLVSLMEWIDEAHEDVPIPTFLFNDQKFLQPSDPFVRNKSKADMNILMQYTDMIIFDHLIGHYDRLMFREFHLDPKFPEDPTRNLLRRRDKLWMIDNETGFFFALKLAPPQRLSTINKFLGSICIFRRQTAERVRALHSNFEEALATFIDVVLEHEPHISMNNGNLYCRIFKKWPLMDIEYKKALRQRISEVYNQIEKCIALNN from the exons ATGGGGAGGCTGGCAGCAAAGCTGATGAGAGTGTACACCTGTGTATTGACCATCACAGTTTTTACTATGTTTTGGTATCAAAAACAATTGGATGGGTATATCGGGTCACCTTCCATCGATCATCAGGAAAAAGAACCATTAATACACCGTCGTGTCCATACAGATGATGTCGGAGATAGTCCGGTTGAAAAGAGAAATGAAGTCGTCAGTAATGTTGACGGAGTTCCGATTGTTGAAGATGGCATCTATTGGTcgaaagaaattgaaaatgtattGCCGATAG GCTTGACTGATACAGAAGTAAACAAGAAATTGTCCTCAATAAGGAATTCTACCGTTCTTGGTATTTCTGGGTCAGTACGTTGCGGTGGTATGCTGTCTCAGCAGAATGGATTGATTTACCTATCAGATGGCACAATGATGTGTGTTCGATACAAGAGTTCTTGTTGGACCTATG GTGAGGTATTATCTTTCTACGTGAGTCGCCTACTTGGTTTAGACAATGTACCATTGGTAGTATTAAGTCAACTAGATGAAACTCAGCCAAGTTGGCAGAACCCAGATATACAGAACGCTATTAAACGTAAAGGCTGGGAAAAAGATGGATTGGTTTCTCTAATGGAATGGATAGACGAGGCTCATGAAGA CGTCCCTATACCAACATTCTTATTCAACGATCAAAAATTTCTTCAGCCTTCGGATCCATTTGTACGAAACAAATCAAAGGCagatatgaatatattaatgcAATACACGGATATGATAATATTTGATCATTTGATTGGCCATTATGACAg ATTGATGTTTCGAGAGTTTCATCTTGACCCGAAGTTCCCCGAAGACCCGACTCGCAATCTTTTGAGACGACGTGACAAACTGTGGATGATTGATAACGAAACTGGATTTTTCTTTGCTCTTAAATTAGCCCCACCACAACGTTTATCCACCATCAATAAATTTCTAGgatcaatttgtatatttcgGAGACAAACTGCAGAACGAGTGCGGGCGCTACATTCTAACTTCGAAGAGGCTCTGGCGACTTTCATCGACGTTGTATTGGAACATGAACCCCATATTTCCATGAACAATGGCAATTTGTACTGCAGAATATTCAAAAAGTGGCCTTTAATGGATATCGAATATAAAAAGGCGTTGCGCCAAAGAATAAGTGAAGTGTataatcaaattgaaaaatgtataGCGTTGAACAACTGA